The Vitis vinifera cultivar Pinot Noir 40024 chromosome 3, ASM3070453v1 region tttttttttttcttttactttttattttcttctactttttccctcTATTTTTCTCCGCTTCCctcaaattatttaagaattgtCTAAGAATCAAACACAACCTAAAAGTTCATGAATAATTACtctgaaggttttttttttccctaatatttttaatttagtctAATGATAAATGGAGGGATTAGAAAGAACAAAAATGCTTGTATGTGTTACATTAGAATAACAGTGCTACTCGTGATTGTATGTGTGGGTACAGAAAGTGAAGTCAGCCTGTAAGATGCATTTGACCAAGCCTCTCAACAAAGATAACCAGACTGCTGAAGAATTATTTGCTGCTAGGAATGAGAGACTCCATCGAGATGCCAAGGAATGGCTAATGCGCACCACTGAGAATTGCACCATTCTTTCTGTTTTCATAGCCACTGTCGCCTTTGCAGCAGCCTACACGGTACCAGGAGGTCCTAATCAAGACACCGGTATTCCAATCCTTAACTCTAAACCCTTGTTTGTGGTTTTCATATTAGCTGATGTGTTCTCCCTCACTTTGGCTTTGACAACTGTGGGTATATTTCTCTCCATCCTTACATCCTCATTTCCACTACAAGACTTCGAAACATATCTTTTTAAGAAGCTGACACAGGGAATTATATGTATGATCCTCTCGGTCTCAATGATGGCGGTGGCGTTTGGAGCAACAATCATCCTGATCATGATGACACATAATTGGAAAAATGCTGTTTGGAGTGTGGTTGGATTTCTTCCtgtccccattttttttctctcatattcACCTCTACGTTCAGCAGTCCTGGGACGTTGCACAGAATCTTCCAAAAATTTTGTTGCAAAATTCCTCAAAGGTGTTGCCATTGGGGTTGGAATATTCGTCTTTGTCCTCTTTTATTGTTTATATCTAGCTTTCAAAGGACTGTTCTGGACCGTGAAAAAGGCTTTTGGTTGGATTTGTGGGAATAAATCCGATACCCAATCTCCACAGCCAACTGCAGCTCCAATTACTCAAGTTTGAAAGAAGAAACAGAATTTCGTGTCAGAACTCTTTTCAGAGCATGTTGtcctctcttctttttctataaAGTAACAGAACTTGCCTGTGTAAAGTTAATAATTAGCATATTGAGAGTGTAGTATTAGTTGCTGACTCATTCTGATGCatgtatgttttaaattttaattttagagactatatatatatatatagagagagagcgAGAAGGTTTTCTCACTCCTTCCAAGCATTTCTCTCAGCAAAATGTTCGTTTGTTCATTTGTATCAAAACACCCTTTTAGTATcgaaaataccaaaaaattaaagttcatttgttctaattttctcttcattctaCCTATATACGACTTTTAAAAAGTGCACTATCGTTTCCAAACCCAATGTTTCTTGATACTTCCATTTAACTTTTACTCTTTGAATCAAGTACTAAATGCTACCCATTCCTTATTTTCCTCACTCTATTGGCAAACATATCCCCATAAGTTTTGTCCCTTCCGATCTTATTAAGTTTCAATAGTTGAGCAAACAATCCTCACAccaaatttttatattcattttaggtcaaagaaaaaattgaatttcttagatatcatcaatcaaatgttcatattttaaaatctaattacttacaaatttgagttgttaggtattgaatttcttagatatCATTAACCAACTGTTCGCATTTTAAGATCTAATTACTTACAAATTTGAGTTGTTAGGTAAGATCTTATTTATTTGGGGGATAAAATAGGATGTATTATCtaacaacttaaatttataagcaaatagattttaaataatgTCAGTacgtatttaattttatattatttttaattattaagatattctattttaaatatgaaacaaCTATTTCCTcatcttaaatttttatattaatcttAGGTGAGAGATAACattaaatttcttaaatatcATTAACCAATGGTTTGTACTTTATGATCTATTTTCTTACAAATTTAAGTTGTTAGGCAACGACCTATTCATTTGGTGGATGAGATGGGATGTCTTacctaataacttaaatttataaacaagtagtttttaaataatatttgtattcatctttatattattttaattattggttatcttaaatttttatattcatattaggttaaaaattgaatttcttagatattACCAATCACTTATTTgcattttaaaatccatttccTTATAAAATTGAGTTGGTAGGTAACGTCTTATTCATTTGGAGGACAAGATAGGAGGTATtacttaaaaacttaaatttataagcaaataaattttaaatggtGTGTATATATTCATCTttatagatattatttttaatttttatggtaTTGTATTTTAAACATATGAAACAACATGCAATTTCATTATCTCAAATTTGTATATTCATATTAGGTCAAacattgaatttcttttggatcatcaattaattatttacattttaaaatccatttgtTTACAAATTGAGTTGTTAGGTAATGTCTTATTCATTTGAAGGATAAGATGGGATGCATTACTAAACAACTTAAATTCATAAGCAAATGGATTTTAAATActatgtatattatatatatattttttaattgttaaggTACTATATTTTAAACATATGAAACAACGATTTCGTTATctagattttttatattcatcttAAGTTAGAGTAAACattgaatttcttaaatattGAATTGCTACTCTTGGTTCTCACTACACTATTGAATTGCTACTTATCAAAATTGCAATTAATCAAATTGCACCACAAGTGTATAGATCCCATTATTTGGAACGTTGTATACATTTGTTTCATCATTTAGTACTTCAATTTCATTGTTTATacctatttctatttttttatacttaaggtcttattatttatatatttatttaaggaTTTAGATTTTAACATATATTTTCAGTGATTTGGATTAAATATATcccataataacaataataataatactaataatactaataataataataataacaataataataataataacattattattttattctttatcttGAATATATATTCAGAAATATTGACAAACTGGCCCTAAGCAATTAGGTTaccaattttttcttctttttaataaataattataaccTTATCAATTGGAAAATTGTGACGAAAAGATTTTGCAGTACTGCCCTCACTGTAAGACCTTTGCTCTCTCCTCTCCA contains the following coding sequences:
- the LOC100852868 gene encoding ankyrin repeat-containing protein ITN1, which gives rise to MHLTKPLNKDNQTAEELFAARNERLHRDAKEWLMRTTENCTILSVFIATVAFAAAYTVPGGPNQDTGIPILNSKPLFVVFILADVFSLTLALTTVGIFLSILTSSFPLQDFETYLFKKLTQGIICMILSVSMMAVAFGATIILIMMTHNWKNAVWSVVGFLPVPIFFLSYSPLRSAVLGRCTESSKNFVAKFLKGVAIGVGIFVFVLFYCLYLAFKGLFWTVKKAFGWICGNKSDTQSPQPTAAPITQV